The genome window CCCTGTCTACGCTTCAACTGCGTCACCTCACGGTGGCCCAGGCAAGACTCGGGGTCAGGATGGTTCGCTACTCCTTTCCTGTGCAGTTCTTTCATCTGCGACTTCATGCCGGTTTATCCCGGCGCTCGGACAGACACCTTCTCTTAAGCAACTTCGCAGGACGGCAACAAGGTAGGTGTCTGTCCCTCTCTACTCGCACCATCGACCCCGGCAAGCGAAATGTATAACAACCCGGGCCATTCCGGTGAAACTATCTTTGACTCTCCAGCATCGAATTCAGGAGATGTTCCACCTCCCCTTAGGCGGCTATCACGAGAAACCGTGCCGACAAGGGAATAAAAAATCATTATTAGGAGGCTAGGAATGCAGAAAGTTTAAAACCTTTAATCTGAAAGATATGTGGTTCTCCCGTCGTGGTGTTTTCCATCAACTTAGGATTTCCCGGTTTCCTGGCTTCCTAATTAAATCCGGGTTTGGTTCCGGCTCGTTCGGGTTAGGGTGATGAATGTCATGCTCCCGGAGGTTTTGTGATGAATCGATGGCTCGCGATCCTGGCTTTCTTCTGCGTCGTGATTCCCCTTCCCGCGCAAATGGGCCCTGGTTCTATTCCTCTACAGAATCCTGCGAGCGCTCAAGAAGTCCAAACCGTTCGAGAACTGTTGTACTCACCGGAGCTCAAGAATCAAGCTTGGGCCGCCTACCTGGCTGAGAAATACGGCTTGGTGGAGTTCATTCCCGATCTCGAAAAGCTGCTTCGGCCGGTATCTTCGGAGGCAACAATCCACAGCCAGCCCGAGACCGAACAATTGTTCCTTAACCGGATCGTTTTGGGGGCCCTGATTCAACTGAACGCCTCTCTCTCGTCGAATGGCTTGATGGCTTTCTACGAAGCATTCCCGGACGAAGTAATTATTTTAATGGCGAATTCGCCGAAAGAGCACGAGGACGCTCTGCTTTCAATGATCCGAAAAGAAATGACCCAGGACCGATGGCTGGCCGCCTCGAATCTCCTGGCGAACATCCGGACCCCAGGTTTTGCGGCGCAGCTAGTAAAAGACCTTAAGATCGTTGTCGACTTGACCGTGGTAGACCCAAATCGAGGACCTGGCGTGGGAGCAGGCTCGGCCAGCGTTGGAGTTGGATGTGGATTCTACTGGACTCCTCCCGGATTTCCACCCTGGGTTCAATATCAGTTCACCACTCTTCCCCAGCGGGGAGACGTCGTACTTGCTCCGGGACCTCACACCGTCTACTACCATCGTGGGTGGGCTTCAAGTGATTCCGAAGTGGATCGAGATCTGTACCGGCGCGAGTACCTTGCATATCTCCTCGGAAAAGAACTTTCATCATTCACCTTCAATCCGAGGGCGTATCACACGATTCAATGGAAAGGGCCTGAAGAATTCACGCGCGAACTCACCCTCCTGTGGGAAAGCAAGAAGAGCATGTTTCAGATGCTGGTTCACGATCTTAGAGTGAGCCACCTGTTGTCCGATGCGGAAGCCGAGTCATTGAGGCCGAACATTTCACTCCAGGTGCGTGATTCGAGGCAAGACCAATCCATCCCGTTGCAGATCCCTCAATTCAACTGACGATCGAGGTCAAACCCGGTGTGGCCGTGCGATCGGTACGGCGCCGGTCTCCACTCAGTTCGAGGGAAACATTCAAAAGCCGTTCTAGTCGGCCCCTCCCAGCAACGGCCCCCCTGACAGTTCATACCCCGTCGCTCTGAACCCACACCTCACGTATGCATCACTCTGTCCTGGCATTCTATTTGCATCAACAGGCAACCTGTCAACCCCCTTCGGCGTCCTTACAGGTAGGGAATGGGAGGCTGTGAGGACGCCCAGGGGTTCAATCAGAAGATTCCCGTTCAATATCACGCCTGGTCGTCACTCAACCCATCAACCAGTACTTGCCTGACAACGTTTCTTCTCAAGGGGTGAATCTCTGAATCTTACAATTTAGTCGATCTTCGACCGCAGGTTCACGGGAAGGAGAAACCCATGCAAATCATGACCCGGACCAGGCGATTAATTCTCCCAAGCACTGCCATTCTTCTTTTTCTTTTCTTTTTCTCATTTTCCATTGTTTCCAGCCAGGAGTCTCCTCCCGGCACGATCCGCGTCCGCGTGACCCTTATTCCGGTGGACGTGCGCGTGACCGATCCGAAGGGCAAGCCCATTCTGGACTTGAAGCAGGAGGACTTTTCGGTCTTCGAAAACGGCGTACGGCAGGACATCCGGCATTTTTCTGTGGAAACACTCACGGCGACCGTTTCAGGTTCCGCCGACAAGGCGCTTCTGCGAAAGGTTCCCCGGCTGGAACTGGTCCCGCAGACGGCACGAACCTTTTTGATCCTGCTCGGCCGGGGCCGACTGAATCGCCCTTTCAAAGGTGTCGACGCCCTGACCCAATTTGTACGAAATGATCTTCTGCCCCAGGATCGCGTGGCTGTGTTTGCCTACAATCGCGCGACTGATTTCACCACCGACCACGAACAGATCGCGCAGGTGCTCGAGCGGTACAAAACGATCCATGAGAAGATTGAATCACAACTCGACCTTCGTTCCAGAGGGCTGGTTGCCATATACGGAAGTAAAGAAATCCCCAAGTCGTTTCAACCCGATATTGACACAATCTTCGAAGCCCACGGAGCCATCGGTTCGCGCCAGGTGCCTCCCGGACACATCACTGATTCCGGGCAGTTGGTGAGGGATTTAAACCAGGCGAGCCAGACGCTGCAACGGATGGAGACGAACGCCGCCTTCAACCCCACCACTCCGGTGGGGCAGGCAGTAACACCGGAAACAAGTCCCCCCTCGGTTTCGCCCTTCGACCGCCTTCAAGCCGAAGCGCTCACCGACCTGCCCTTTGAAGATTACGTGAGCACAGCCACCACGACCATGCAGGATCTCCGAAACATCTATACTGCGATCGAGTACCTCCGCTACATTGAGGGGGAGAAGCATTTAATGTTTTTCACTGAGAACGGCCTGTTTCTTCCCCGGCTGGAAAATGACAAGAGTATCGCCGCCATGGCCAACGACGCCCGGGTCGTGATTGATACCGTTCAGACCGGCGGCGTGGATGCATCATTCGGTTTTTCCTATGCGAGTGCATTGCCACGTAAATTCGTTGGTGCGGAGACCCCCGAGGAACAGCAGATGATCCGTGTGGGCGCGAGTGGGGCATTTGCGATGTCCACGCTGCGCAATATATCGCAAATGACCGGCGGCGTGGCCTCCGTCCGTGAGAAAACTCAGATCGCCCTGGCACGGCTGAATGAAGTGACCCGGGGAGGATACCTGCTGGGTTACTATCCCACGGACAACACATGGAACGGACAGTACCGGCGTATCACGGTGAAGGTCACTCGTCCCGACGTGAACGTCTCCTTCCGGCACGGTTACTACGCTCACGACACCCTGGAGCCGTATGACCAGGAGGCATTTCTTTCCTATAGCCGCATCACGGCGGCCGCCGGCTACACCGAGGACATCAAGGATCTGCCCTTTCAGTTGGAAACCAAGGAAGACCGGTCT of Terriglobia bacterium contains these proteins:
- a CDS encoding VWA domain-containing protein, encoding MQIMTRTRRLILPSTAILLFLFFFSFSIVSSQESPPGTIRVRVTLIPVDVRVTDPKGKPILDLKQEDFSVFENGVRQDIRHFSVETLTATVSGSADKALLRKVPRLELVPQTARTFLILLGRGRLNRPFKGVDALTQFVRNDLLPQDRVAVFAYNRATDFTTDHEQIAQVLERYKTIHEKIESQLDLRSRGLVAIYGSKEIPKSFQPDIDTIFEAHGAIGSRQVPPGHITDSGQLVRDLNQASQTLQRMETNAAFNPTTPVGQAVTPETSPPSVSPFDRLQAEALTDLPFEDYVSTATTTMQDLRNIYTAIEYLRYIEGEKHLMFFTENGLFLPRLENDKSIAAMANDARVVIDTVQTGGVDASFGFSYASALPRKFVGAETPEEQQMIRVGASGAFAMSTLRNISQMTGGVASVREKTQIALARLNEVTRGGYLLGYYPTDNTWNGQYRRITVKVTRPDVNVSFRHGYYAHDTLEPYDQEAFLSYSRITAAAGYTEDIKDLPFQLETKEDRSAPGNPQVVVSLKVDASRVPFQTVNGLRQGKLYITVFYGDPKGKNPADQWETLEMNLREGTFQRVMKEGIPYSMRIPLQGSNQALRVVVYNYDSDRVGSLMTKVK